In Juglans microcarpa x Juglans regia isolate MS1-56 chromosome 1S, Jm3101_v1.0, whole genome shotgun sequence, the genomic stretch GGGTGAAATATGCTGGACCCACACGTCAAGGAAGAGGGAAGATTATTCATTGGGTGGtggtaagaaaaaataaaaaacataacaaaaagaTACTAATGTGATCACAGCGTAAtttgacttctttttttatcaatatgtCAATGATCAGAACAGACCACTTTGAGATTAAAAAACAtctgtaaaataataataataaatcttaaactgtaaaataatatatatatatatatatatttcttttgttctttaatttttccCCCTTGAATATGTCCAAAATTACTCCGTTAAAGAAAAACCATTAGCCACAAATTAGCAACTCTACTTCAATGAAATCAAGTAGTAATCAATCATCTTCAACGTGTATATTCTCATAATAACTGACCGAGAGATTCAGAAAGAAATCCCACCCCCACCACCAACAACAGCTCAACATGCAAATCCATGAGTATAGTTTGTTCGGATACAACTCAATTACCAAAATCGAGATAATTTTCGGATTCTTAGTTATCATCTGCAGAtgattataaagaaaaagaatacaGCAAGTTACAAACATGTTTACAGGGGGGAAAAGTTGTTTGACAGAAGGTGCAAGAACAAAGAACATCATGAGGACACAAATTGGCAGGAAGCACTCAACAACAAATGGAGGAGTTTGGAAAGAATTGACTCACTCACTCCTGTCGGCGCATCTTCATCCTGAGAGGAATTTCCTTGTAGCACTGAACCTTCTCAACTGCTCGGCGCAATGGCCTTCCAACAGATGATCTTCGAATTTCTTGAGCTTTGACTCCTTCGTCTTCTTTTTTGACTGGCAATTCTGATGTTATTTGACTGCTGTCATGCACATCATCAACTGGAGGAGATGCAGGGAATTTAGCATCATCTATCTCAAACAAGTCTTCATTTCGTTCTGGTTCCTCAGATTTAAACCTTGCGGATTGCCTTCTCAAACAATGCCTGTCAGAAAATTGTCAAGGACACCACAAAGCTTCCATTAGTTTTCTagattattttgtgaaaatccGTTGAAAACATTAATTTACACACAGCCATGAAACATGCATCAACAAACCTCTTATTTCCTATATCCTGCTTGACAAGGACTGGTTTAAGAGTGGTAGGACCTGAATCCCTATCTGTCACAAAACAATCTTCACTTGGCTCTGGTTCTTCAGATTTAAACCTTGCAGATTGCcttctcaaacaatttctgttGGAACATCAAATCctatgaaatgatttttaattcTCTGGATCATTTGTAAAAACCCAAAGGACTTGTTGACTACAATCTTACACTCAGCAATGAAACATGCAGAGACAAACCTCTTATTTTCAACAGTCTCTTTATTGTTGATTTGATTTCCAGTGGCGGGACCCAAAGCTGCAACCAAATCATAAAAGATAAATGCTTCTATCTAAACagattcaaattttcaaatgaaaggCCTAGTATGCTAATTACATTGATTTTTGGATTGCCGTCTTCTTCTGTTCTTATGACAAGTATTAGAGTCCCCCCCTGCTGTTTGAGCAGATTCCCCTGCCTCATCGTGCTTAGTTTTAGCTACCTTAAAACAGTAAAAGAGAAGGTTTAAATATCACAGAAGACAGGAAAATATCAACTGTTAACTTTTTTAAGAACCGCTGAGGCGTTTTATAGAGGTACCTCATTTCCCGAATTTTGGAGCGTTACTCTTTTCGCTTTGATCTTGGAAGACACAAAAGATTATAAGTCAGTAGATTTCTATTCTGATAACCTTAAATGGACCTGATTGAATTAACTACTACAAGCTGACCTCCGAGTCCAGTTTTTGTGCTTTGAGCAAGCCATTTTTGCATCCAAGCTCATGCTGAAGTGCTTTTagctaaaaataaacaaattgcaATTTTTACAGATTCCAACATAAGGGATCAAGTTGCATCACTTTCTTGCAGCAGAATACTTACCCTATCTTTACCTGAATTAAGCTCCTGCAGGATGATAAACATAATGTCAAATTCACCAAGGCCTCGATACTCTCATCAGATTTTTTGGGCATTAAAGAACTGAAAAACTGAGCATCAAAGACGTGAAGGTACCGCCAACATCTGACTGTTTGCTTGGGCAAGTTGCAAATTCTGTTGCTGCACTTTCTGCAGACTGATTCTCAGTTTCTGTAACTCAATTCTGCTCAGTTCAATAATTTTACTGTCAACCAACACTAAGGAAAGTATAAACCAGAACCATACCCGGAAAAGCCCAGGTGAGAAAAAAACTAAATCAATTAATGAAATTGATAGAGAAGGATACTTTCTTTCTACAACAAGCTTCATCAGTGTCACGTTTTCCTGAAATCATATTCACAGTGACCTTGATAAATTAAACTGATATCGCATGTAGGAAGAGCATGAATTAACAGAGACATGAAGATAAAATAAGGACCTCTGTAAGCATACCTTCTGTAGCTTTTCAATATACTCTTTAGCCGTAAGCGAAAAGGGCAGCTGATTCACATCTTGGTTTACTGGTTTAGGCTGCTTCTGCAAGTTGCTTATGTCAGCAAGCCTTTTCCTCGGAGCACTTCCAATTTTGGGTCCCTTTGCTCCTTTTATCCTATCATCTGCACTCACTTTTTCTTAGTAATCGAACAATGGAAGCACTACAAAAAGACCTGAGCCCCGGTTAGGGGTCCaagaaaaccaaagaaaagGGACTGTAAAACAAAATGTTGCATTTGATGAAAAGTCAATAACGCGCCCAAATTGAAACAGACGATATAACGAGTTTCGTTAGCAACGAAACAGACGATGTGACGAgttctcatctcaattcaacaaACTGTCATCCTACGGAAACCTACCCCTAGCACCGTAGCACAAACCCGAATACCAAATCCTTCATCCCATCAAGAACTCTAATCCCAGAAACCCGACAGGCACCGCATTTCTCAGTTGTAATTTGACAGACTCTAACCCTAAGGGCCTGGCGGGttatcaaaatatgaatttcaaacaaaaaattcaaaacttaaatcCTGTAATCATAAAGATAAAACTACACTTTAAGAGTCGCAAAATCAATAAGTAAAGCAAGAACTAGAGTAAGAGTATTttgtgctttaaaaaaaaaaaaaaaaggattttgcTTACTTCCAGCCACGCAAATTTCTGAATCAAGTACAATGGCAACGTCCATAGTCGAGTCCAATCGAACGccctaactctctctctctctctctctctctctctctctctctaaactagAATTGTCTGAGCGCGAAGGAACCGAAGGTTTGGAGAATCCAACGGCTTCCCGAAGCAAGTCCGAGGCTGTTTAAACCTAAAGAACGGCGCGGACCTGAATGGACCATCGTAATAGAGTTACGGGCTGTCACGGAAACTTGTTGGGCCGAGTGGGCCTTGATAACGGCGGAGAGAAATCTCCTCTCCCCTACATTTTATTGGGCTTCATCCTACTTCTATGGccccataaaataataataataataataataataaaaacagatGTTTTTTCATCCAGATCGATCTCACTTTTGGGATACGCAATATTAATTATGACGTATcgttaaaatatgataaataatatttataattatagagtatataaatgttgtgaatttttttttgaaaagatgagaaaatataagactcatataaaaaaaattaatttttaaaaagtaaactccattctttttttaaaggaacgcaaagtatataatattagtcttgaaatattgatatataatactttatcttattatattatgGCATGTCATTAAATAATAGTGTTTATATAGTTAACCTAACAACATgacatattataataattaataaaaataaaacacaaatacAATTGAAAACAGATTTCGgttagagaaataatttgtacacgtttcaaatagataagtttcataCAAGTCCTTGTAAAAAATTGGAtcccacttaaaaaaaatttgtataaaacttgTAACTAGTATTACTGTCGTGGAGTGTGTCATCCTCGTCGGTAACAAGGTCTTTGAAACTTTTAGATCCATTCTGCACAAAATTGAAGACATGTATAATTATGATATATGATAATGGTAGACAATCTGATTCTCATCCCAAACAAACTTTTATTTGCTAGCTGGTTTAGAATCAATGCATTCATCTTTCTGCttagaagagaaaagagaaggcTTTTTCCCCCTTTCTTGTTCCCTGATACAGATTTGCTTTGCTTAAAATGATCAATCTATCCACCTCAAGCTTCGTCTCTGCCAAGTTCCAACCCTCCCtttacatttttgttttgttttgtttaataaacaaaaaaataaagacagtTTCTCATCCTTAAAAACTTTTTTAGTCATGCAAAAATCGCAAAGCTTACCAAGGCACGCCTGTATGTTCTACTTTCTCAAACAGCAGGGAATGCCTCGGATCTCTGAGCTTTTCTACTCCTACCAGCACCAGGACAAAGTGGCACAGGACCAGAAGCCttcaatatttctcaaaataaaatttctatttatcatcctcacCTTAcgtattaatatgtaatttattatttttagttttctatttaaatacaacTTTATTAATCATCATCTCACATCCTACATATCACATATCAcgattatttatatttatttttttattttattcatcataaACTAATTcagttattctactcatcatttttacaccacacatttggtaagaaaaaaaaatatatgtgatatgtggtatgaagatgatgaatataattttttctttaaacatcatatatattgatgtgtaaatacgtgtttaaataaaatgacaaatataacaaattacatGTTGGTGTGTACTATTTTAAGTTGTGCAAATCTCGCACTCtctatttgaaagaaaaaaagtaagatccattattaaaagataaatttttcatatagattttaaaactctccacttttttcaaagagtgaCATGACATATATTCATAGAATACGCAAATTccatgcaatcattttgaaaaaaaaaaaaagtgagatttactattaaaaaattattattttttatgtaaatctagtatttactatttttttaaagagattatacTATATTTACTCagtttataattgtaaatatcatttttctatttcaaaaataGTGTATAGAAATTGCATGTTATAAAACTAGAAATTTCATTTATCTTTCTCCCGAAATGTAATTCATACAAAGAGAGGATTGGAAGGCAGTCTCCCACCTTAATGCGATCGTATTTGCGAATGAGGATTGTTACatctataaaagaattatataaaattaatcttataaattgacgtgattttatctgattcgttagatttattttataataaaaataattttataatttgataaattacttcaaactacattaatttataaaattaattttatataatctctttataattaaagtattttcctttgcAAAAAGTAATTGAGTTTGCGACGTTTCCGTCAATTACCAAAtaatatcacaaaaataaaacaaaagctCAAACTTGAGCGTATTGCATGTGAGGACGTAGGGTCCAGCGACTAGAGCGCCACTCCAAATTATGCTAGTTTGAATCCAAGGTTTGCTAGCCGCTGTATTATGCGACCAAATAAAGTAGGAGAGAGTAGCCTTTGTCGAGCCATTGAACCTATAATTAGGTGAGAAATGATAtgcatcaattattatttattttcatattttatatctataatttttttataatatacgaaaatgtttttcataaaatgtaaaagcgttttttataaaatgtaaaatgtgATATGGTGAATAATGACTAAtcaaaagaatttttctaattatactGTTTTTTCCGACTTCTATAACGGAGGTCATGGGTATACACATATTTTCAATGCATCCAGTGAAGGCAAGTGTTGGGTCTATAAACGtaaaattgatgtgatttaatctgaaatctgaaatttattttataataaaaaaatgatttgcaaTTTGAGGTCTTGCATAATCCAAATATTTCACGAATGAATAACAACTATTTCGACAATTCACTCAATAAATCCCGTTTTAGAATATTGCCATTGAATAATTTAAGCTGAATCCTAAAATACAATATGCTAAAAGTCATTGTTATTAACTGTTCGTGAAGGATGATAGATCTTAGCTTAAACGTTTGGCGCCTTTCAAAGAGAATTATAAActtctccatcatttttttaattatattttttaacatgatgataaataaataataaattattttcttgatataaagaataattataaaaataatcatgaataaaatttctaaacgtagtgttttaaaataaacagactcatctcatttcttctcaactttcaaatattatttaaattcaaatatttttaaatttcaaatattaactttttaatataattattacaattttatcaagctttcaaataaaatataaaaaataatttaattttatcaagttctaaaataaaatttatattaaaaatttatattttaatattttaatttaatttgttctcttaatttttaaaatctcataaaatatcttaactcaaattattttattattatttataaaatattttattattacttataaattatcccatctcattttatcttgacatttaaaccaaaaccttaCCACTTCACTCTCATTCACGAGAAGCACTTATGACTAGAAAATTGAAGTTGGCTTTGCACGTTTGCGCCCCCAATGATTTTTATCCTTTCATCGAATCAATATCGACTTTTAACTAACCCCATAGCTTTTTATCCCGTAGTTAACTTTTGTTGCCGGTGGTGCGGAAGTATATATTCGCAAAGACAAAAAGGACGGCAActtttccaatttttcttttttaatttccatcAGCAACAGCAAGAAATTAGTCAGAACGATTCCATTCATTGAACATAATATTTCTCACGACTCTCACAGCCCAtggtttttacattttataaacCATGATGTTGGGTTATTAAGATTACGTTTAGATgtttagttgagttgaattaaattttttataaatagtaatgaattaaatataaaaaaaattatatagagtttatctaaactgaatttaaaatatatttagatgttaagatgaaattaaaactttttataaaaaattaaaaaagattaaaaattttacgaataaaaatgttttaagttgaaaaaatatcgTGGATTCAAgtgtaagaaaattttgaattaagatgaatttaataatttaataattaaatatttaaatgttaaatttaacttaaaattatacGGATCTGAGCTGAGTTTGTAACCAGTTAAGGGCAAAGTATACGGAGTATTGAATTTGCAGTCGGTAGTCCTCgaaatattgaataattttcccttttgtttggtaggtgaaataattaattaactctTGGCTTGGCTTgtcttataaataataatatcaagcGGGAGCGAATAGATTATTCCTTTACGATTTTGGGTAggtttttatttcaattatttaaataaaaattacttaataaatatgacaaactcaagaaaaaaatagatatataggatactaatatttattcatatataatatatatatatatatatatatatatatatttcccccaattttgacataaaataaaGATCCAATGTTAATGCGTATAAAGATTTCTTTAATAGAAAGAGTCTTATTTCAAAACTTGAATTCACCGACAATCTAAAGACAGTGGTACACTCTTAAAAGATGTCCTCTTCAAGATAAAGCGTGTTCATTACATTAAATTAGATCATCTAAACATGTTGCTAAAATCTTAAAAGTTCGATTAAATGCTGTATATACAATATAGGCTTATGgctaagaaaatattaaaatctacactgtttttttatcattatcctAGGTTGTTTAATAATCCTCAAATCAATAGATATGAAAAAGATTAATATTAAATACCACAAAATCAGTCGCATATTGGATTAAGTAACCATCAGCAATTTATTTGGATCAAAGTATAATATGGTTAAATcttaaattgattttatttttatttattttctttttaattaaggTGTTATGATTCATGAATGGGGCTCCATATACAACGGACTTTATAGGTTTAATTTACTGCAAAATTCCCCATTATATATTTCGTAAATACGTCCCCTGCAACATTCCCTTGATTAGATTTTGTGCTATCCAACCAGATTAAAAGCCATGATTGTTGTCAGCTCCATCAACTTGGCTTGCAATCAGGAAAATACACTTGTCAGCAGTCACACAAATGCAAATTTGCAAAcgataaaattagaaaattaattttaatcatgGACCTTGTctcacaataattttaaatatatttatagggTGTCTAAGTTTCAtctgtttgttttaaaaaaagtagataaatttacgattcatattataaaaagttctatttttaatggtgaatctatttttttaacaagagCATGCGACACTTGTACACTTGGTATCTATAATTACTCAATAAAAAAAGGAGTAGTGTAAcacatgcatataatattataagtaTGAGTGGTAGTCTCGTtctatcaattttttgtttaatttaaattttaagatttttactattttcaacACTTGACAcaagtaaaattgtaaataaagatagtacttaaaaaaaaaaaaaatcggtttAAATAGGTTAACAGATTATGATGAGATGCACTTTAGGCTATACTTTTGTTCCTTAAAATTTACGGACAATTTGTTAGCttagaataaataatattcattgcCAGATAACAATGTCGGGAATTCaagattgagatttttttacttGGAACCCACGTTGtgagattaaagaaaaaaaaaaaaaaaaaaaagggtagaaTTTAAAAATGGAGATTCCAACTTAAAAACACTTCATCACATCGGTTTGGCTAATGGTAAAGGGCAGTGCTAGCTTGCTGTCCAGTTTTAATTGTTGGGCGTGCCTGTTAAGCACACatattccttttgtttttttgtgtttttttatatatttttttttatcttttttaatatatttaaatatttttttaaaaaaaaatatttatcaatatactaaaaatcaattccttaatcattaaataaaaaaataaaaatataaacagtCAAAATGAGCAGACAAAGTCAAGCGGCATGTTGACATTTTTCAATGATAAATATTCTGTTATTTTTGTTACTGCAAcacttttctatttattttgaccTAAATGCATGTTGGAggtttataaaagagaaatgatagagtcattgaaattttgtatagatttttcgtatcaaaatttttctaatttttttacaagtgtttttaatgattttataattttttttatttttaaaactatttgtaggagtttaaaaatattttttaaaaaaaaattatactattcaatagaaaaaattgatagaatataAGCATGTGCATAAGAGGCCCTAGGCCGATCCGTCCGCAAGACCTGCTATTGGCCCACCCAACAAAAGTCGGGTTCATCGGGTCAAGTGGAACAACGGGTTAGCTAAGTATTATATCGGTCTAAACCGAAGAaatcatttacaaatttatttttgaatcgAGTTCTCTCCTTAAATCCTAACCAACAGGTTCGCTGACTTGGCGAGTCTCCTGCTTCTTTTCCTTTGCAGACGCCGCTCTCCAAATCCCTCTTGTCCTGGCCTTCCCTCTCATCCAACTGCCCAACGAACCTCTAGTATGAACAAGCCTAGATCAATAAAGCGAAAGCTATGAGATCCAGCATCGCGGCCAGCCCTTCAAAGAGATAAGGCACCAGAGAGTGCCATGGAGAGCGTTGCGGCTATGTGTGTGACACGGATGGTGTTAGTGACATAAAGGAAGAAGCTTTTGTTGTTGCGCTCATCCTGGCAATGCTTCTCATATTTGCTTCGTTTCTTTATTCAAATCTCTTTGTTGAGCCTTTAATTAGGAAGTTTTGGGC encodes the following:
- the LOC121244314 gene encoding shugoshin-1-like isoform X3 — protein: MDVAIVLDSEICVAGNDRIKGAKGPKIGSAPRKRLADISNLQKQPKPVNQDVNQLPFSLTAKEYIEKLQKENVTLMKLVVERKYPSLSISLIDLVFFSPGLFRVWFWFILSLVLVDSKIIELSRIELQKLRISLQKVQQQNLQLAQANSQMLAELNSGKDRLKALQHELGCKNGLLKAQKLDSEIKAKRVTLQNSGNEVAKTKHDEAGESAQTAGGDSNTCHKNRRRRQSKNQSLGPATGNQINNKETVENKRHCLRRQSARFKSEEPERNEDLFEIDDAKFPASPPVDDVHDSSQITSELPVKKEDEGVKAQEIRRSSVGRPLRRAVEKVQCYKEIPLRMKMRRQE
- the LOC121244314 gene encoding SHUGOSHIN 1-like isoform X1 — translated: MDVAIVLDSEICVAGNDRIKGAKGPKIGSAPRKRLADISNLQKQPKPVNQDVNQLPFSLTAKEYIEKLQKENVTLMKLVVERKYPSLSISLIDLVFFSPGLFRVWFWFILSLVLVDSKIIELSRIELQKLRISLQKVQQQNLQLAQANSQMLAELNSGKDRLKALQHELGCKNGLLKAQKLDSEIKAKRVTLQNSGNEVAKTKHDEAGESAQTAGGDSNTCHKNRRRRQSKNQSLGPATGNQINNKETVENKRNCLRRQSARFKSEEPEPSEDCFVTDRDSGPTTLKPVLVKQDIGNKRHCLRRQSARFKSEEPERNEDLFEIDDAKFPASPPVDDVHDSSQITSELPVKKEDEGVKAQEIRRSSVGRPLRRAVEKVQCYKEIPLRMKMRRQE
- the LOC121244314 gene encoding SHUGOSHIN 1-like isoform X2; the protein is MDVAIVLDSEICVAGNDRIKGAKGPKIGSAPRKRLADISNLQKQPKPVNQDVNQLPFSLTAKEYIEKLQKENVTLMKLVVERNKIIELSRIELQKLRISLQKVQQQNLQLAQANSQMLAELNSGKDRLKALQHELGCKNGLLKAQKLDSEIKAKRVTLQNSGNEVAKTKHDEAGESAQTAGGDSNTCHKNRRRRQSKNQSLGPATGNQINNKETVENKRNCLRRQSARFKSEEPEPSEDCFVTDRDSGPTTLKPVLVKQDIGNKRHCLRRQSARFKSEEPERNEDLFEIDDAKFPASPPVDDVHDSSQITSELPVKKEDEGVKAQEIRRSSVGRPLRRAVEKVQCYKEIPLRMKMRRQE